The following proteins are co-located in the Manihot esculenta cultivar AM560-2 chromosome 9, M.esculenta_v8, whole genome shotgun sequence genome:
- the LOC110621997 gene encoding uncharacterized protein LOC110621997 isoform X1 has translation MAEITEDNIPGKAEKDDKMIRLLNSDSPSMILVSSPLNGNNYLTWSRSMVIALKAKDKLGFINGKCKMPDQDDTNYEEWQKADNMVMSWILNALSKELADAFLYATNAYELWEELKERFGDSNGPLMYQLMKEISNASQANDNIMMYYTKLKKLWDEYACLEPIPVCECGVAKSFAEIESKHRLMQFLMGLNESYDHVRNQILIMEPLPSVNKAYSMILRIEKQRGAQSDEAGNSAMTAKTSKINRGRTWKNQFKKKDDRTCSYCKTIGHVRETCFKLNGYPDWFNELKLKRNKGKENVAAHVFETPLNCNDDYTQGKADWNMESLMQEMMKYMKNHSQGPTNSNDANCVNYTGFAGMTSYCYSKAYENRTIGEWIIDTGATAHMCNDLSLFSSHRTLNKPSIVTLPDGSMKNISRIGTVLLNQNMQLLDVLYMPTFKYNLLSVSQITQSNKIYVQFYHDQCILQDLVTKHLLAVGRMHQGLYRLNKDSFSHQGSRIKTMGTALTFQQSQDRYGVWHRRLGHASKNKLLHLNVIKASDCDSHVCTICPIAKQQRLSFNKSKITSKTPFELIHVDLWGPYSVVSVSNARYVLTIVDDYSRATWTYLLQHKQSVFAVLKEYIALIP, from the coding sequence ATGGCAGAAATTACTGAAGATAACATACCTGGGAAAGCAGAGAAGGACGACAAGATGATTAGGCTGTTGAACTCTGATTCCCCCAGCATGATTCTTGTCAGTTCTCCTTTAAATGGCAACAATTACCTGACATGGAGCAGATCAATGGTTATAGCCTTGAAAGCAAAAGACAAGCTAGGATTCATAAATGGCAAGTGCAAGATGCCAGATCAAGATGACACAAATTACGAGGAATGGCAGAAGGCAGACAACATGGTAATGTCCTGGATCTTGAATGCTCTTTCAAAGGAATTGGCTGATGCTTTTCTTTATGCCACAAATGCCTATGAATTATGGGAAGAATTAAAAGAAAGATTTGGAGACAGTAATGGTCCCCTGATGTACCAGTTAATGAAAGAAATAAGTAATGCCAGTCAAGCAAATGATAATATCATGATGTATtacacaaaattaaaaaaactatgggatgaatatgcatgtttagagccAATTCCAGTATGTGAATGTGGTGTAGCAAAATCTTTTGCTGAGATAGAGAGCAAACACAGATTAATGCAATTCTTGATGGGCTTAAACGAGTCTTATGACCATGTGAGGAATCAAATCCTTATCATGGAGCCACTGCCTAGTGTAAATAAAGCATATTCCATGATTTTGAGAATCGAAAAACAGAGGGGAGCACAAAGTGATGAAGCTGGAAACAGTGCAATGACAGCAAAAACTTCAAAGATTAACAGAGGCAGAACATGgaaaaatcaattcaaaaagaaggatgACAGAACCTGTTCCTACTGCAAAACCATAGGTCATGTGAGAGAAACCTGCTTCAAACTCAATGGATATCCAGATTGGTTTAATGAGCTCAAATTGAAAAGaaacaaaggaaaagaaaatgttGCAGCTCATGTGTTCGAAACACCCCTAAACTGCAATGATGATTACACTCAAGGCAAAGCTGATTGGAATATGGAATCACTAATGCAAGAGATGATGAAGTACATGAAGAATCATAGCCAAGGCCCTACCAACAGCAATGACGCAAATTGTGTGAATTACACTGGTTTTGCAGGTATGACATCTTATTGCTATTCTAAAGCTTATGAAAATAGAACTATAGGAGAATGGATTATAGACACAGGTGCCACAGCTCACATGTGCAATGACCTATCTCTTTTTTCAAGCCACAGAACTCTAAATAAACCAAGTATTGTGACCTTACCCGATGGCAGCATGAAAAATATTTCCAGAATTGGAACAGTGCTTTTAAACCAGAATATGCAATTGTTAGATGTGCTATATATGCCCACATTTAAGTACAATTTACTATCTGTTAGCCAAATCACACAATCAAACAAAATATATGTGCAATTCTACCATGACCAATGCATCTTGCAGGACCTAGTGACTAAGCACCTACTGGCTGTTGGGAGAATGCACCAAGGATTATATAGACTAAATAAAGACTCATTTAGCCATCAAGGAAGCAGAATAAAGACAATGGGCACAGCGTTGACATTTCAACAATCTCAAGACAGATATGGAGTATGGCACAGAAGATTAGGTCATGCATCAAAAAACAAATTATTACATCTAAATGTAATAAAAGCTAGTGACTGTGATTCCCATGTGTGCACCATTTGTCCCATTGCAAAACAACAACGATTGAGTTTCAATAAAAGCAAGATTACATCCAAAACACCATTTGAATTGATTCATGTGGATCTTTGGGGTCCATATTCAGTAGTTTCAGTCTCAAATGCAAGATATGTACTAACTATAGTTGATGATTACTCTAGAGCCACATGGACATATTTACTACAGCACAAACAATCTGTTTTTGCTGTATTAAAAGAGTAcattgctctgataccatga